A genomic region of Novipirellula aureliae contains the following coding sequences:
- a CDS encoding DUF3859 domain-containing protein, whose protein sequence is MAKRKAEVTMRTFGIYSHWDPQSKELPAFRESTTRIEAIVGVEFGFVIHLEGAKNQLLQYCIDHPGILDADGNRRPPFDGSIYVKQNVWNFYLGDTIWEPIKDKVGNWHLSASLDGKVVAEKTFELFER, encoded by the coding sequence ATGGCGAAACGAAAAGCGGAAGTGACGATGCGCACCTTTGGAATCTATTCGCACTGGGATCCGCAATCGAAAGAGCTACCCGCATTTCGTGAATCGACGACCCGCATCGAAGCGATCGTCGGCGTGGAATTTGGTTTCGTCATTCATCTCGAAGGAGCGAAGAATCAGCTTCTACAATACTGCATCGACCATCCGGGAATTCTAGATGCGGATGGCAACCGACGTCCACCGTTCGATGGCAGCATCTATGTCAAACAGAACGTTTGGAATTTCTATCTAGGTGACACCATCTGGGAACCGATCAAAGACAAAGTCGGTAATTGGCACTTGTCGGCAAGCCTGGACGGAAAGGTGGTAGCGGAAAAGACGTTCGAACTGTTTGAACGGTGA